The following are from one region of the Passer domesticus isolate bPasDom1 chromosome 13, bPasDom1.hap1, whole genome shotgun sequence genome:
- the LOC135280360 gene encoding protocadherin gamma-A12-like, which produces MCAAGRRWGRRQRALLGAVLLAAWQAAWGQLRYSVPEEMPKGSFVGDVAKDLGLHLTEIRDNAVRVVSKGRTQYFTVHGKTGHLVTAERIDREQLCQSVQQCVLRCELIVEGEMKFYEIEVEIKDINDNAPSFRETEKELRVSEIAAPGSRFPLREAQDPDSGRNSLQSYELSGDEHFSLAVQAGPGGDQRPELVLAKVLDREEAAFHELVLRARDGGDPARTGTARIRVTVLDANDNAPVFSQAEYTVRVPEDVPVGSALVSVTATDADEGLNGQVKYSFHKISDHASELFNLDSETGEITVKDDLDFEEISSHELEVQAHDGGELSDTAKITITVTDVNDNAPEISVQSALSEISEDAPRGTVVALLHVQDLDSGANGDVRCSLDGDVPFRLESSRGSYYSVVTASELDREQVWEYNVTVRAADGGSPSLQSSAVLALRVLDVNDNAPVFVEERYSARLAENNAAGALVLTVRATDADWGQNARVRYRLAEGRVRGAPLSSYVSVQAETGALYALRSLDYEQVRELQLWVWAEDGGAPALSSNVSVRLLIVDENDNAPQVLYPPAGAAAGSGAAWSGVELAPRRSEAGALVAKVVAVDADAGQNAWLSYELAKATEPGLFRVGLHSGEVRTARSPLARDAARHSLVVLVRDHGRPALSATATLSVVLAESVAELLAELGSAADEAAAPGEPAASLTRWLVLAVAAVSCLFVAFLLLLLALRLRRWHRQHLLPADSGALRGVPVSHFVGIDGVRAFLQSYSHDVSLTADSRKSQLRFSAASCCDTLPARPPPDEPAPLLGDQDPAGALPADSASAPELVAVRAGGRAPGPVPPLSPAQSRAPLSAALRRLQWRGGASGCRCWPPPSGAGAAAAAAAASCPRRLLARPAPATAAAAPPPAAAARGGERRREAARRGRSL; this is translated from the exons ATGTGCGCGGCGGGGAGGCGCTGGGGCCGGCGGCAGCGAGCTCTGCTCGGGGCCGTCCTGCTGGCGGCGTGGCAGGCGGCGTGGGGGCAGCTGCGCTACTCGGTGCCCGAGGAGATGCCCAAGGGCTCGTTCGTGGGCGACGTGGCCAAGGACCTGGGGCTGCACCTGACGGAGATCCGCGATAATGCCGTCCGCGTTGTCTCTAAGGGTAGGACGCAGTATTTCACTGTGCACGGGAAGACCGGACATTTAGTGACGGCGGAGAGGATCGacagagagcagctgtgccagagTGTTCAGCAATGCGTGCTGCGCTGTGAGCTGATAGTGGAGGGGGAAATGAAGTTTTATGAAATCGAAGTGGAAATCAAGGACATTAATGACAACGCACCCAGCTTCCGAGAGACGGAAAAAGAATTAAGAGTGAGCGAGATAGCGGCGCCGGGGTCGCGATTTCCTCTCCGAGAAGCACAAGACCCAGATTCGGGCCGTAATTCCCTGCAGAGCTACGAGCTGAGCGGCGACGAGCACTTCTCGCTGGCCGTGCAGGCGGGCCCCGGCGGCGATCAGCGTCCCGAGCTGGTGCTGGCCAAGGTGCTGGACCGGGAGGAGGCGGCGTTTCACGAGCTGGTGCTGAGGGCGAGGGACGGCGGAGATCCGGCACGGACGGGCACGGCTCGGATCCGCGTGACGGTGCTGGACGCGAACGACAACGCGCCCGTGTTCAGCCAGGCGGAGTACACGGTGCGAGTGCCCGAGGACGTGCCCGTGGGCTCTGCCCTCGTCTCCGTCACGGCAACGGACGCCGACGAAGGTCTGAATGGGCAGGTGAAATACAGCTTCCATAAAATTTCAGACCATGCTTCAGAACTTTTTAATCTCGACTCTGAGACTGGAGAAATAACTGTTAAGGACGACTTGGATTTCGAGGAAATCTCCTCCCACGAACTTGAGGTTCAGGCACATGATGGAGGAGAACTCTCTGACACGGCAAAAATTACTATCACAGTGACAGATGTCAACGACAATGCTCCCGAGATTTCCGTGCAATCAGCACTGAGCGAGATTTCTGAAGACGCCCCGAGGGGGACGGTGGTTGCCCTTTTGCATGTCCAGGATCTGGACTCCGGGGCTAACGGCGATGTGCGCTGCTCCCTGGACGGGGATGTCCCATTCCGGCTGGAGAGCTCTCGCGGCAGCTACTACAGCGTGGTGACAGCGAGCGAGCTGGACCGGGAGCAGGTGTGGGAGTACAACGTGACGGTGCGGGCGGCGGACGGCGGGTCGCCGTCGCTGCAGAGCAGCGCGGTGCTGGCGCTGCGGGTGCTGGACGTGAACGACAACGCGCCGGTGTTCGTGGAGGAGCGCTACAGCGCGCGGCTGGCGGAGAACAACGCGGCGGGTGCGCTGGTGCTGACGGTGCGCGCCACGGACGCGGACTGGGGGCAGAACGCGCGCGTGCGCTACCGGCTGGCGGAGGGGCGGGTGCGGGGCGCGCCGCTGTCGTCGTACGTGTCGGTGCAGGCGGAGACGGGCGCGCTGTACGCGCTGCGCTCCTTGGACTACGAGCAGGTGCGCgagctgcagctgtgggtgTGGGCGGAGGACGGCGGCGCGCCGGCGCTGAGCAGCAACGTGTCGGTGCGGCTGCTGATCGTGGACGAGAACGACAACGCGCCGCAGGTGCTGTACCCGCCGGCGGGCGCAGCGGCGGGCTCGGGCGCGGCGTGGTCGGGCGTGGAGCTGGCGCCGCGCCGGTCGGAGGCCGGCGCGCTGGTGGCCAAGGTGGTGGCGGTGGACGCGGACGCGGGGCAGAACGCGTGGCTGTCCTACGAGCTGGCCAAGGCCACGGAGCCGGGGCTGTTCCGCGTGGGGCTGCACAGCGGCGAGGTGCGCACGGCGCGCTCGCCGCTGGCCCGCGACGCGGCGCGCCACAGCCTGGTGGTGCTGGTGCGGGACCACGGGCGGCCGGCGCTCTCGGCCACGGCCACGCTGAGCGTGGTGCTGGCCGAGAGCGTGGCCGAGCTGCTGGCCGAGCTGGGCAGCGCGGCCGacgaggcggcggcgccgggcgagCCGGCCGCCAGCCTGACGCGCTGGCTCGTGCTGGCCGTGGCCGCCGTGTCGTGCCTCTTCGtggccttcctgctgctgctgctggcgctGCGCCTGCGCCGCTGGCACCGCCAGCACCTGCTGCCGGCCGACAGCGGCGCCCTGCGCGGCGTGCCCGTGTCGCACTTCGTGGGCATCGACGGCGTGCGCGCCTTCCTGCAGTCCTACTCGCACGACGTGTCGCTCACGGCCGACTCGCGCAAGAGCCAGCTGCGCTTCTCGGCCGCCAGCTGCTGCGACACCCTcccggcccgcccgccgcccgaCGAGCCCGCGCCGCTGCTCGGGGACCAGGACCCCGCCGGCGCCCTGCCCGCGGATTCCGCCTCCGCACCG GAGCTGGTGGCGGTGCGGGCAGGCGGGAGAGCCCCGGGGCCGGTGCCGCCGCTGAGCCCCGCCCAAAGCCGGGCCCCCCTGAGCGCGGCGCTCCGGCGGCTGCAGTGGCGCGGCGGCGCCTCCGGGTGTCGCTGTTGGCCGCCGCCGAGCGGCGctggagccgccgccgccgccgccgcagcgtCCTGCCCCCGCAGGCTGCTCGCTCGCCCGGCGCCGGCCACAGCGGCAGCGGCACCGCCGCCAGCAGCAGCGGCGAGAGGCGGCGAGAGGCGGCGAGAGGCGGCGCGGCGAGGTCGCAGCCTTTGA
- the LOC135280148 gene encoding protocadherin gamma-B5-like, giving the protein MAVRRRQRLGPGGGRALLAAVLLCVWGRAAAERVRYAIPEELGRGSLVGPLARDLGLSADELPARKLRVASAGKKQLKYFTVNEENGNLYVNERLDREEMCGDSATCSVSFEALVHNPLNIFHVEVAIEDVNDNSPTFSKASLDLEISEWTLPGAQFPLEMARDADVGTNSLLTYQLTSDPSFSLSMKEKAGGKKQPELVLERALDREKQSSFDLVLTAVDGGDPARSGSVQIRINVTDANDNPPVFSKSVYEARVAENLPVGSLVLRVVATDADAGSNGRVSYSFSSVPDTVKELFTIDSESGEIMTSGALDFEEKSKYIIGLEATDGGGLTSHCEVQIDITDENDNAPEITILSLSSPVPEDAPVGTVVALLNVKDPDSGENGQVSCELSGEAPLSIVASSGGSYKVVTTGALDREQASEHGVTVVARDRGRPALWSSRELVLEVSDVNDNAPVFEEAAYSAYVAENNAAGALVLRVQARDADAGANGRVSYWLAGGSAGAAGAAPLVSVEARSGALYAQRSLDYEQCREFTVAVRAQDGGSPARSSTATVRVFVLDRNDNAPRVLWPAAAAAAGEAAGGAATPFEVVPRSAEAGYLVAKVVAVDADAGRNAWLSYELVQASEPALFRVGLHSGEVRTARAVSERDAAKQRVVAVVKDHGQPALSATATLHVVLAESLQEALPELSERPAGAEEEAAAAAELQFYLVLALALLSALLVLSVALAVLARLRRAGPPAVLRCLGAQRFSLAGAAFPADFCEGTLPYSYNLCVAAPARAVPEAAWPPPPVPVLSAEELLGGDSCEKPSPNSDLVVGEPPAEPDAPQVCKGWASLFKSFRIVVIFPWVFSAWSQWVFVICIPK; this is encoded by the coding sequence ATGGCGGTGAGGCGGCGGCAGAGGCTTGGGCCGGGCGGCGGGCGAGCGCTGCTGGCCGCGGTGCTGCTGTGCGTgtggggccgggcggcggccgAGCGGGTCCGCTACGCCATCCCcgaggagctgggcagaggctCGCTCGTGGGGCCGCTGGCGCGGGACCTGGGGCTCAGCGCGGACGAGCTGCCGGCGCGCAAGCTGCGGGTGGCGTCTGCCGGCAAGAAGCAGCTGAAATACTTCACGGTGAATGAGGAGAACGGGAACCTGTACgtgaatgagaggctggaccGGGAGGAGATGTGCGGCGACTCGGCGACCTGCTCCGTCAGCTTCGAGGCGCTGGTGCACAACCCGCTGAACATTTTCCACGTCGAGGTGGCCATCGAGGACGTGAATGACAATTCCCCGACCTTCAGCAAGGCTTCACTGGACCTCGAGATTAGTGAATGGACGCTTCCCGGTGCTCAGTTTCCTTTGGAAATGGCCCGAGACGCTGATGTAGGAACAAACTCATTGCTGACTTACCAACTCACCAGCGACCCGTCTTTCTCACTATCTATGAAGGAAAAGGCAGGCGGAAAAAAGCAGCCTGAATTAGTACTCGAGAGGGCTTTGGACCGAGAGAAGCAGAGCTCCTTTGATCTGGTACTGACGGCAGTTGATGGTGGGGACCCCGCGAGATCCGGATCAGTCCAGATTCGGATCAATGTGACAGACGCAAATGACAACCCGCCCGTGTTCAGCAAAAGCGTCTATGAAGCGAGAGTGGCCGAGAATCTGCCGGTGGGGTCGCTGGTGCTGCGGGTGGTGGCCACGGATGCAGATGCGGGCTCCAATGGGCGGGTCTCCTACTCCTTCAGCAGCGTCCCGGATACTGTCAAGGAGTTGTTCACTATCGACAGCGAAAGCGGCGAGATAATGACATCCGGTGCCCTCGATTTCGAGGAGAAGAGTAAATACATCATCGGCCTGGAGGCGACAGACGGAGGCGGCCTCACCAGTCACTGCGAAGTGCAGATCGACATCACAGACGAGAACGACAACGCGCCCGAGATCACCATTCTGTCGCTCTCGAGCCCGGTGCCTGAAGACGCACCGGTGGGCACCGTGGTGGCCCTGCTGAATGTAAAGGACCCGGACTCTGGCGAGAACGGTCAGGTGTCGTGCGAGCTGTCGGGAGAGGCGCCGCTGTCGATCGTGGCGTCGTCGGGCGGCTCGTACAAGGTGGTGACGACGGGCGCGCTGGACCGGGAGCAGGCGTCGGAGCATGGCGTGACGGTGGTGGCCCGGGACCGGGGCAGGCCGGCgctgtggagcagcagggagctggtgctggaggtGTCGGACGTGAACGACAACGCGCCGGTGTTCGAGGAGGCGGCGTACAGCGCGTACGTGGCGGAGAACAACGCGGCGGGCGCGCTGGTGCTGCGCGTGCAGGCGCGGGACGCGGACGCGGGCGCCAACGGGCGCGTGAGCTACTGGCTggcgggcggcagcgcgggcgcggcgggcgcggcgccgcTCGTGTCGGTGGAGGCGCGGAGCGGCGCGCTGTACGCGCAGCGCTCCCTGGACTACGAGCAGTGCCGCGAGTTCACGGTGGCCGTGCGGGCGCAGGACGGCGGCTCGCCGGCGCGCAGCTCCACGGCCACGGTGCGCGTCTTCGTGCTGGACCGCAACGACAACGCGCCCAGGGTGCTgtggccggcggcggcggcggcggcgggagaggcggCGGGAGGGGCGGCGACGCCTTTCGAGGTGGTGCCGCGTTCGGCCGAGGCCGGCTACCTGGTGGCCAAGGTGGTGGCGGTGGACGCGGACGCGGGGCGCAACGCGTGGCTGTCGTACGAGCTGGTGCAGGCGTCGGAGCCGGCGCTGTTCCGCGTGGGGCTGCACAGCGGCGAGGTGCGCACGGCGCGCGCCGTGTCCGAGCGGGACGCGGCCAAGCAGCGTGTGGTGGCCGTGGTGAAGGACCACGGGCAGCCGGCGCTGTCGGCCACGGCCACGCTGCACGTGGTGCTGGCCGAGAGCTTGCAGGAGGCGCTGCCGGAGCTGAGCGAGCGGCCGGCGGGCGccgaggaggaggcggcggcggcggccgagcTGCAGTTCTACCtggtgctggcgctggcgctgctgtcGGCGCTCTTGGTGCTGAGCGTGGcgctggccgtgctggcgcggctgcgccgggccgggccgcccgcCGTGCTGCGCTGCCTGGGCGCGCAGCGCTTCTCGCTGGCCGGCGCCGCCTTCCCGGCCGACTTCTGCGAGGGCACCTTGCCCTACTCCTACAACCTGTGCGTGGCGGCGCCGGCCCGCGCCGTGCCCGAGGCCGCttggccgccgccgccggtgCCCGTCCTGTCGGCGGAGGAACTGCTGGGCGGCGATTCCTGCGAGAAGCCGAGCCCCAACAGTGACCTCGTCGTGGGAGAGCCGCCCGCCGAGCCGGATGCACCGCAGGTCTGTAAAGGCTGGGcttctctttttaaaagtttCCGAATCGTCGTCATTTTCCCCTGGGTATTCTCTGCATGGTCTCAGTGGGTATTCGTCATTTGTATCCCCAAGTAG